From the genome of Candidatus Saccharimonadales bacterium:
GGATTATCAGCAGCCTATTTACGATCCAAGCGTCAATTATTCTTCTAGCCGTTGGCATGTATATTTACATGCTTCTTATGCCTTATATCGAAGCATCTGAACAAACAATTCTGCAGCGGGTAGTGCCCTACGAACGCCAGGGTCGGGTATTCGGCTTTGCTCAGAGTGTTGAGCAATCTGCTTCCCCGTTAACAGCTTTCGTAATTGGACCAATCGCTCAATTCATCTTTATTCCATTTATGACAACTGGGGCAGGTGTTGATCTTATAGGTGACTGGTTCGGCACAGGTATGAACCGCGGTTTGGCACTCGTATTTACCCTTACCGGAATTATTGGGTTGGTTATCACCCTGATTGCGCTTAGCTCAAAATATTATCGGCAACTCTCCAAACAATACCTGCAGTCACACGTTAATCAAAAGATTGCAGAGTAAAATCTCTACTTTTTAGCAGCGCTATAATCAGGCAGTTCCTGAAGAGCCCATGTGTTACCGTCAGGATCGCTAAAATAGACAAAACGTCCCCAATCCATGTCCTCCACGTCACTCACTTCCACACCACGCGATGCTAATTCATCGTGGGCAACGTCTGCATTCTCGATAACCATCTGTAGGCCTTTTTGTGATCCAGGGGTCATTTCAGTGAGCCCCTCGCCAATACAAATCGAGCACGCAGATCCAGGGGGAGTCAGTTGCACAAAACGAAGATTTTCATTAACTCGTTGGTCGTGATCAGCGTTAAAACCAATCTTATTAACATAAAAATCTTTTGCACGGTCTACATCGGTCACCGAAACCGGTATAAGTTCTAGTTTCATATCAAATGCCATATCACCCTCCTTATGGTTATATTTGTATTATAACTTCTAGAGAATATTCTGAACAATGGGACTTAGTATTACGCCATATTTATTGACTTTTCTTATAAATAGTACTATAGTATATGTCACATGACAGAGAAAAATCCTGGTTTTATAGAGAAACATAAAAAAGGCATAGCTGCCACCATAGCTCTAGGAGCTACTGCTGTTATGTTTGGCCCGAAAGCTATTTCCGAGCTTGATGAAGCGATATATCCAAAAAGTGAAATTGTGCGAGGAGTCCCAGCACAAGTAGAATCTCATTCTTATAAACATGTATGTAGAGCTTACGGTAAGAATGCTATCTGCCTAGCATGGGGTTACAATTATTATCTTGGGCTTGAACAAAACCATAAGGATATTGAAGCCGCCAAAGAAGGCATCCAAACTCAGTCTTTCGACCCAAAAGTTGGCGAAGTCTATAACGACTCCAATTACGATACAGTTCGGGTAGCTCCAGAGATCTGGCAAGCATATCCAGATGGAAGCGTTATTTCTTTTGACGGCCCCGTATCTGAGCCTCTAGAAAGATAGCCGCTCACCCTTGAGCATCGCAGCGTAAAGTGTTACAATTTCTAGGCATCGATGGGATGTCGCCAAGTGGTAAGGCACTGGTTTCTGGTACCAGCATTCGGGGGTTCGAATCCCTCCATCCCAGCCAAGATGATTATGCTTAAAGAACTCCGCGGAGGAGTTCTTTTTGTTTTACATTACAAAATAGTCGTTGTTATATAATAGACCCATGATTAAAGAAATTTGGTTCGACCTTAACGGCACACTCACGCTCCAATCAGCCGAATTCCTAAATGCCTTAGACGCACTATGCTTTGAAGCCTATGCAGAAGCAACCCGTCAGCCTACAGGGGATAAAGTTAAGGACGAATATCGTCGTGCATACAAAAAATATGGAAGTAAATCGGCCGTTTTTAAATCACTCGGTATGCCCAAAGATTTTTGGCCAAACTACTTTAGTCAGCTTGACGAATCTGAATATTACCAGCCAGATGAGCGAATCTACAGGACAGTTGACGCGATCCGCAAAGTACTGCCGATTGGTTTGCTTAGCAACTCCAGGCCAGAGCGAGTAGAGCGTACATTACGTACGGTGAACATCGACCCTTCATGGTTTACTCACATCCTCACAAGTGATGATATTTCCGAACCGAAACCAAACCCGCAAGGTTTCGAGCTGATGATTAATCGCAGTAATGCCAATTCTAATGAATTAGTTTTCGTGGGTGACCGGGAAGATGTCGATATTATTCCCGCGAAGCGACTTGGGCTCGTTACAGTTATGGTGTGGGGTCAGTCTCAAGAAGCCGATTACTCTTTTGATGACTTTACTGAATTGTTACAGCTACTCCCTTAAGGGGCTACGGATAGCTATCGAGCTGTTCACAGATCTCATTGATGTCGACATTTCCTCCGGCATAAAAGTTCTATTCCAGGACCTTAACCCCAGCCATGTAGAACGGATCTCATTTTCGAGGTCCTTTTTACTTTGCTTACCACTGTTATTTTCGTCGTTTTCAGAAGTTTGGTTAACCATTTTTATTCTCCTAGTAAATTACGGGTTAATTGAACATTTTCGGCTATAGCATGAGCGAATTTTGTGTATTTAACAGATATGCCTCCATCACTGAATGTTAAATTGGTAAAAAGTTTGGTTATAATGAGCCGTTTCTGGCCCGGTGTCTTTTTCGCGTATATAAAACCTGCTTTCTGCGTTAGTTCTAGCACCACAAGGCTGTATTCCAACCTATGAGCTGAGGCGACGTCTACCTTGCTTAGTTGATGCGCTAATTCTGCCTTTTGGCTCACGAACTGTTCATGTTTTTCCTTGTATCTTTCTGGCGTTATATCGCCTGATAGCTTGTCGTCATATAAGCCGTCGTCCATTCGTTGAATACGGTCAATCTGCATTTGTATTGATGCTACAAGCTTCTCTTTGTTTTCCATCGTATCCGTGTATTCTTTTTTCATAGCATCAGCGACCCACTCGATTATTTCAGGGGATGGACATATGAGCTTCGAGAGCTTGTCTGCGATGATGGCTTCAATCTTATCCTCGCGTATGAACTTTCTTTGCTTACACGCGTCGCTTTTTCTTTGACATGCACCGTAGTAGCGGCCTTTTTGCTTTTGCCATGTGACCACACCGCCACATCCGTCGCAGGTGATCATATTTTTAAAAACAGGATTGTGTCGCTTAAGAACAGTTGGTCTGCCTTTATGCATCTTGGCTTGTACGCTATCGAACAAGTCCTTACTGATTAGCTTTTCTTGAGCTCCCGGATAATCCTTGCCGTTATGGCGATTAATTCCTATGTAGAAAGGATTATTGAGTATGCGCTGTACCTGGCTTTTGTAGTAAGGTCTGCCTTTACGAGTTCTAAGACCCATCAATTTCATCTCATCAGCAACCGAAGCGATTGAGTGGTTCGGTTCTGTGTAAAGCTTAAATGCTTTCTGTATTAAGCTCTTAGTGTCGGGATCGGGAACATGGATTCTTTTGCTGCCAACTACAACAGTCTTATAGCCGGGAGGTGGAGGGGCTGGAAGCCACCCTTGAGCGAGTTTTTCAGCCCACCCTTTCATAGCTTCTTCTCGTAGATTATCTGTATATTTTTTAGCAACCGAAACGTGGATACTCCACATGAATTTTACGTCTGAGGACGCGTGCTTATGAAGCTGCAAGCCTTCTTTGACTGCGTGTAGTCTGCGATTTTCGTTTTGTTCAAGCCATTCATCAATAGCAACTGAATCACGAAAGTTACGTGTAAACCTATCAGTCTTTTCTACAGCAAGGTGAAAGACGTTATTCTTTTCAATATATTCGAGCATTTCATGGAATGTTTTCCGACCTTGCTCTTTGGATGCAGTTTCGGCAATCTTAAATACTTTGACAATAGTAAGGCCTTTTTTCTCACAATATCCACTGAGGAGTTTGAGTTGAGAGTCTAGGGAATAGCCCTCGTCCTCCTGTGCTTTACTCGACACCCTTGCAAGTATCACTGCGTTTGATTGCTGCGCCATACCCCTAGCTCCTATTCGTTTGTATCTTCTGCGAGAATTTCAAAAAGGCCAATCAGATCTTCGCCGATCTCTTTTGCCTCGTCATATGATATTGCCCTATTCTGTTCACGTCCTAATATGAGCTGAAGTGATTTCACTCTGTCTTCTGCGACAGGTTGACCTACTATTTCATATACCATGCTATTTCTACTATCCATCTACGTATAATTATACTATACGTCCTCGTATAGTTGCAATATATAATATGCCTCAATTCGTTGTACTATCAACCCCCATAGACGCATCTAAGTTATACTGGATTATGTGAGATCATATACAGAAGACGAGATTAGAGAAATTATTCTAAACCCATATTATGCGATTAATTTTAGAAACACTTTATTTGTAAATAGCAGCCCTCAATTTGCTAAAGAGGATTGGGTTTTAAAGAATGCTGACCTTATGAATAAGATAGGTATAAAGACATGGCTGGAAAAATTACTGGCTGTATTGTCAGAGGATGCGCCATTAGGAGAAATTGATTCTGTCATGAATCCTGTATCTGCAATAACTATCGCAGATACGTATAGAGGCGTTCACGAGCCTATTGTTACTCCTAGCATGTGGGTTGAAGCAAACCAAAAATCGATCGAAGATTCTGGTAGTGAATCATGGCTATCGAGATTCTTAGATGCCCTACAAACTCGCTCTGAAAACGACAAGAACTAAGAAACATTTACTCTAAACTTAGTTTATTATCGTAATTAAACCTACTTTATCTCTTTTACCTCTATATATTACCTTTTCTTTTCTCCCTTCTTAATATATAAATATATAGAAGATGATATTAATAATTTGCTTATAGCTCCTACCTTGTCATGAATACTAATACCGCAAAATACAGACTGCCTTTAAATAACAACCAAACACAAGTTCTAGAATTACTATATAAGTTTAGATTTGGTAGTAGTGATATTATTGCTCGTTATTTTGACAAGCCGAGCGGAGCTTTTGTTTTTAAACGTATGAAGATATTGGAAGAGCAAGGCTATGTTGCTAAGCGCTATGATGGAAGCTATCGAATTCAAGGCAAGCCCGCAGCGTACTATTTATTACCCGAAGGCGCACGCAAACTACAAGAAGATAAAAAAGTCCAAGAGTCCACAGCCCGCATCAAAGCAATTTATAAAGACAAAACCGTGTCCGAGCAATTCATACAGGAATGTCTAGATATTTTCGATATTTATATCACGCTGCGATCACACAACTCTGGCATTAAGTTTTTTACCAAGGCATACTTAGGTCACGAAGATTATGACTACTTTCCGCATCCACTTCCTGATGCATACATGAAGCTCCAAGATGGAAAGCATTACTTCTTGCAAGTACATCATGAGCATCAACCATTCTTCGTAGCAACACGAGCTGTCAAACGTTATTTGGATTATTTTGAGAACGGTGCGTGGGATGATACGGGCACAGATTTTCCAGTGCTTTTATTCATTGTGGATAGTAGCTTGGTTCAAAATAGAGTTCATAAACTGCTGCGCAAGCAAACGAACGGCTTAAAAGCCTACACAGCTCTGAAAGACGATATCATGAATAACGCAGACGGTCGCGTGTGGCGTGATGCCGACGAGCCTGATGATGTTTACTCGTTAGATCAGCTAAAAAGCCTAGAAGCTGTAGAATAGGCATATGGAGACTTTCACTAATATCGTTAACTGGTACGCTCAACAGAAGAACTATTCTGATTTCATAAAAGACGTTCTTTTTGCGGTAGGAATAATTGCGACATTATATGGATACTTCAAATTTTTAAAATTCCTCACACAACGAGGAGCATTAAACAAACGCTTAGAAATGGAAAACGATGCCAAGATGTATAAAGAAGTACAAGGCGGCCTAAAGGCTTTTGTCGATAGCTACAAAGACGCCACTTCGAAAAATCGTCGAGATATAGCAATTAAGCTACTATATATCAAAAACTATCCTTATAAGCTCGAAAACGATGGTTATAGTCAGATGCTCTATTATTACTTTCTATCCGAAGGCCACCAAGCAAGTGGCTATATATCGACTACAGGCTTATACGTAATGGGGTATTTAGGGCACTTTAGCAATGCAATCTACTATAACTCCAAAAGCGAAAAATGGTTTATTGATAAAGAGGGTCTCAAATTCAGGAAGTATAAACAGCTCAAGCATAAGCAACTCGTAAAACGCATACCTTTTGCAAACATACTAGGCTATGACTTTAATTCAGATTGGGCAGACTACAACGAACCTGTTTTCTACACCAAGTACAAATACTACAAATGGAAATTATATGCCGATGACTTTGAAGCCGTTACTGTCGAAGAGGAATATCACCTTGCAAATAAAGTACACTTAAAAAAGAACAAACGCAAAAAGCGAGTTATCAAAACTCTGCTCCGCAGGATAAAGCATAAATTTACGATGCTATCAGTGTACAGAAAACGTCGCAAACACCTTAAGACTTTACGAACAAACAGTAAAAAGTAGCTAGTATTAGTTTGATATGATAGAGATAGCAAGTAGCGTGAGAGGTAATAAAGAAAATGAAAAATGAAAATCCGACAATCTTTTATTCATGGCAATCCGACCATACTAAAACACGATACTTTATCGAAGCGGCACTTCGAGCTGCTATTAAGAATCTCGCTGAGAATCCGGATATTGAACTAGCGCCGCGCTTTGACAAAGACACTCAAGGTAAAGTTGGGTCAATTAATATACCTACAACTATACGAAAAAAGATTGACCTAGCTGATGTCTTTGTTGCTGATATGACCTTAGTTGATGAAGGCAAATCAGGTCGAGCAATGGTAAATCAAAACGTCATGTACGAACTTGGATACGCCGCCGGGAAACTATCTGATGAGGCGACGGTCGTCCTGCTCAATTCGGACTTAGGTGGTAAAAAATTACTGCCATTTGATATCGCACAAAACCGTGTCGTGGACTTCTCACTTGAAAATGACAAAAAGGGTGAAAAACTAACAAAAACACTCGAAGGTATACTCAAGGAGCATTTACAAGATATCAAAGCAAAATTAGAGTCCGTTCAAGCTGAGTCTATTCAAGATAAATTGGTAGATGCGATCGAAAACAGCAAGCCAGCACGACGTTTGGCCGAGACATACTTCACCAATCTTTATGGAGACATAAATAAAATTTATCCGGGGAGATATAAATATGGAGAAGATAGCGGCGAGTACTACGCTAAAATCGTAGAAGCCTATGAAAAGACCTTACCTGTCATTCAAGAGTTCTACCAGATCATTAGTATGGCAACGGAATATAAGAAGGAAGATGTTTTACTCGCTGCATACAAGAAGCTAGAGAATTTATCAAAATACTTCGATGTCCTCCTTGACGATATAGGGGGATTGAGTGAGGCATCGAAAGAGTATCATGGTCTTGTCGTGTATGAGCTTGCTTCGATAATAGTCGGTAGCGCTGCTAAGGAGGATTGGTGGTCTGTTTTGCCAACACTTACCTCCCAGAAGTTTAAGCGGGGCAATAAACTAGACAAGCCGATTAGGCTAGAACGATTACGTCACTTTCCGCAAGGAGTTGAGGGCTTTATAAAGAAGCAAAATATTCGCTCAATTAGTATCCTGATCGAGAAACGCCATTCTTCTGACGATGACTTACTCCAAGCGTATATAGATGGTTCTTTATTAATGTGGTTCTTGGTAGATAGTACATCTTGGATGGTCTACCTTTTAGTTGACGATGATTATAGTCAACATTATCAACCACAATTTATTAAGCTATTCAAGAAGCCTTCATTTGTAAAAACCCTATTCCAAGCAAGCGACTGTACCACGTTAGATGAATTTAAGGACAGGGTTTGGGCATATATACAGAAAAGTGTAACTGGTTGGCCTGATGGTAATATGGCCACTATGTTTGCATCTGAAGATATAAAAACAAGAGAAGATATCGGTTTTCAAAATCAAAAGGTGGAATTACTCTGAAAACATGGTAAGATCTGTTGTCTCCCCAGATTGAACACCTAAACCTAATTTCTTTCGCACCATCACGACATCGAGGGTTGGTATATTGATTGCCCTAAGCAGTTCAAACTCTTCACCTTCAACAAATGCATCCTCACTTTGACCCATCCACACAACCTTGAAGCTAGTTGGCATCTCTTTAGTTCTACATAGAAAAGACATGTCTAGTCCATCCATGTGCGGTAATAATTTGCGGTGTAAATCTTTCCAGCTCGTTAAGTGCATATCTCTGTCTAAGCGGCAAAGAATCGAAGAATCTTTTGGGTAGGCTTTTTTAGGACTAAGCTTGGTGTGCTTCAGAAACTCTACCACATCATCATCAGAGTATTCTCCTAATGTAACAATTTCAAGATCATGCTCGCCAATAATTCTATTTTTACCGTCTTTTGCTAATACAAGCTGCATGATGTATGCGTCAGGGGTATTGTCATTAATGTGTGGGTTTTTGATCCATCGCTCCTTGTGGTCTTGTATCGTACATGCTAAAGCAAAAACTCCAGCACAGAATATCTCTGTTACTTGTTTTGTTGATTCATTGCTAAGTTCGTCTTTTCTTTCCATCAGATAGTACAAGGTTTCCCGTATGGCCTTTTGGGGAGAAAAGTATATGTTCGGATCTCTTGTAGAATTTAATTTGATCTTAGGTTTCATACTTTAATAGACTAACATT
Proteins encoded in this window:
- a CDS encoding glyoxalase superfamily protein → MAFDMKLELIPVSVTDVDRAKDFYVNKIGFNADHDQRVNENLRFVQLTPPGSACSICIGEGLTEMTPGSQKGLQMVIENADVAHDELASRGVEVSDVEDMDWGRFVYFSDPDGNTWALQELPDYSAAKK
- a CDS encoding HAD family hydrolase, producing the protein MIKEIWFDLNGTLTLQSAEFLNALDALCFEAYAEATRQPTGDKVKDEYRRAYKKYGSKSAVFKSLGMPKDFWPNYFSQLDESEYYQPDERIYRTVDAIRKVLPIGLLSNSRPERVERTLRTVNIDPSWFTHILTSDDISEPKPNPQGFELMINRSNANSNELVFVGDREDVDIIPAKRLGLVTVMVWGQSQEADYSFDDFTELLQLLP
- a CDS encoding recombinase family protein, translated to MAQQSNAVILARVSSKAQEDEGYSLDSQLKLLSGYCEKKGLTIVKVFKIAETASKEQGRKTFHEMLEYIEKNNVFHLAVEKTDRFTRNFRDSVAIDEWLEQNENRRLHAVKEGLQLHKHASSDVKFMWSIHVSVAKKYTDNLREEAMKGWAEKLAQGWLPAPPPPGYKTVVVGSKRIHVPDPDTKSLIQKAFKLYTEPNHSIASVADEMKLMGLRTRKGRPYYKSQVQRILNNPFYIGINRHNGKDYPGAQEKLISKDLFDSVQAKMHKGRPTVLKRHNPVFKNMITCDGCGGVVTWQKQKGRYYGACQRKSDACKQRKFIREDKIEAIIADKLSKLICPSPEIIEWVADAMKKEYTDTMENKEKLVASIQMQIDRIQRMDDGLYDDKLSGDITPERYKEKHEQFVSQKAELAHQLSKVDVASAHRLEYSLVVLELTQKAGFIYAKKTPGQKRLIITKLFTNLTFSDGGISVKYTKFAHAIAENVQLTRNLLGE
- a CDS encoding replication-relaxation family protein — protein: MNTNTAKYRLPLNNNQTQVLELLYKFRFGSSDIIARYFDKPSGAFVFKRMKILEEQGYVAKRYDGSYRIQGKPAAYYLLPEGARKLQEDKKVQESTARIKAIYKDKTVSEQFIQECLDIFDIYITLRSHNSGIKFFTKAYLGHEDYDYFPHPLPDAYMKLQDGKHYFLQVHHEHQPFFVATRAVKRYLDYFENGAWDDTGTDFPVLLFIVDSSLVQNRVHKLLRKQTNGLKAYTALKDDIMNNADGRVWRDADEPDDVYSLDQLKSLEAVE